The DNA segment CCTGCTGGACCCAGGCCTGGGCAATGGAGCTGTTGCCTTCACAGTAGCCTCCCAGCATCCTGGCAGGTCACTAGCTGTGGAGAGAAGAGGAGCTTGAGGCAATGTTTCAGGATGGGCTGTGGTATGGTTGCATAGAGGGACCCATGGTGGGATGGCGTGAACAAGCAGCAGGGGCCCTCATGGGGCAGAGGCAAGCACCGCTGGACATGGGCACGAAGGACATGCTGCATgctacacacacagagcactgtgTGCAAACAGCGCTTTACATAGGGATGACCATGTGCACCACATCAGGACCTGCTGTGTGCCCTGGACAGGGGGACAATACTGGACTGGGCCACCCAGAGCCACCTGGGCTCCTGGGGATGCATTCGGACATGGAGACAGCGGGAGCCGCAGGAACAGGAAGGCAGAGGGGTGTTGGGACCAGTCTTGAGTGGGAGGGAACAACGGGGGCGATGCAGCGGCAGCgcggggctggggaggggcgGGGATGCGGAGGATGCTCGGGGAACCGCGAGGCCGAGCAAGGGACAGGCAAGGGCAAGAGCAGGAACACACCGGGGAAACGCTCGCGCAAGGTAAGGCAGGGGCTGCGCCGCGCCAAAGCCCCGGCGGTGCCGGAGCCGCTTGGCTCCGGGACAGGCGGGCGCAGCCCCACCGCCGTGTCGCCCCTGCCGCCCGCCCCGTCCGCGTCACCTGTCCCGGGCCCGCCGGCCTCGGCCCGCTCTGCGCTCCGCGCCGCTGCCGCCAGCCGGGCCCTGGCGCctccgccccgccccgctccccgccccgcgccgcgccgGCCCGCAGGGCTCCTGTTCGCCCGCCCTCCCTTCCCCGGCGCCGGGAGTGCATCCCTGGCGCGCGTCCCTGCCCCGGGCTCCGATGCCTGGCTCCGGGCGGCACGAACCTACCTCCGCAGCGTCGGGGAGGTGTCGGTCCCGTGGGATGTACTCCCGGGAGGCGTAAGGTCCCCGCAGCCGAGGTGAGATGCCCCAGTCCCGCTTATCTCCGccgccggcccggccctgcAGTGCCGCGATAGCCCCCGAAACCCCAGCGGGCCCCTCCCGCCGTAGAGGTCAGGCAGGACGAGGCACTGCCCTCCTGGGGATAAATATAGCCTTGGCCTCCCGCGCCGGCCGGGACTGCGCTCCTGGGAGCTCCCAGCGCCCCCGGAGCACCCTCTTGCTGTCATGGCAGGCTTCTGCTCCCGTGGTTTCCTCAatgccctgtgccatggctgggccCAGGTGAGCTGCACGGTGCTGGAGAGTGAAGGCAGACTCAGACGCAGGAAGGGATGATACACCCCATCTTTATTAGATGGCTATACAGCTGTACAGCGAGGGCAGGGGGGTGCAATACTGtgctccccagagccccccacgCCTGCACACCTCGGAGGAGATGAGGAAGAGTGGCTCGCCATGCACATGGGACACTGACACAAGCACAACATGCGGCAAAGTCTCAggcctgctctgcctggcctCTCCCTCTTGACAGCCCAGGAGAAGGCCTAGGCTTTCCCACTGCCGCAGGGCACTGCCTCTAGCCGCTCAGCTTTACAGGCCACTAGCAACTCCACTGGGAAGCCCAGATGCAGTGTCCCAGAGCCCCAGAGAGGCTCACTTTGAATAGAGCAGCAGGCTGGGTGACAAGGGAAGCCACTGAAAAGCTTGGGTTCCTGGGGATTTGCTTTCAGTTTCCTTTCACCAAGCCATGACAGCCTCAAGCCAAAACTGCTGAGGGGCTGTTGCAGCCACGCTTCCATGGAAGGACCCTTGCAGCACTGAGGCCTACAGAGCCCTGACCCCAGCAGTGAAGAGCTGATCCCCACCCGAGCTATGCTTCAGCACATTCCAATCTCATGCAGACCGCAGAGCAGTCAAaactccagcccagcccagcccagcccagccctttccatggcagCAAGGGAGCCCACTACTGCAAcaaacctgcccctgcccaagCCCCCCGGCCCAGCTCACGCTCGAGctacccaggtgcagcaccacTGGCAGTAGGTGGCTTGGTGGCACATTCTGTCCCATGCTCAAAGGCCAAAGGGCAATAACCCTGGCAGGGGAAGAGGGGGAGCCCTGGAcaccagggacagcagagaAGGGTGTGCAGTGCTCACAGGAGGCATGGCAAAAGCAAACAGGCCTTTGTCAGAGGCAAGAATGGAAAGCAAATCCTGGCAGGAGTTAGCAGGGATGCAAATCCTCAGAAGctgcaaagagaagagaagaaaaccagaaggaTGGTGGGAAGGTCTTGTCTGGGGCTACATAGCACAGCTGGGATCCTGATTCCCCACCATTATCCCCAGGCTGGGTTTAGGACTCCAATCCTGCCAGACATGAGACAGCTGCTTAGTATATggtctctgcagcagctgaaacCACGTTACAAGCAAAACAAAGGTttcaggaggaaaggaggagctGGGACCCTCTGGAAGAGATGCACCAAAACCTTCAGCTGGGGAAGAGGAAAGCCCACTTCCACAGGAACAGCATCAGGACAGACCCAATGCAACAGCACCTGGGCATGGGGAAAAAGGCCTTTTTTGTGCCTAGGGAAAAGGAACCAACACACAGTGCACAAGAGCTTCAGGGTAGGCTCTGAAGGGGCTGTGAGCACTCCCAGGAGATGCTAGGCTGCTGCTCCATGCTGGGGTCTCTTTGGCACTGCATGAGGGCCCACTAGCAGCCCACATCCCATGGGTGCCACACAGGGAGAGGAGACTACTGCCCCAGCCCAGAGGCATGGTATGGAGGCTGCCAGCTGGGAGGGACATCAAGGACCCTGGAATTTTCACCCCACTGACCCTTTCTTGCATGCAGGGAATGGGCCAGCTGTTGTGAGAGTCAGGGAAGAGCTTCAGCATCCCCAGATTGAGCCAGAGCTGTTCCCACCAGCTCTATATTCCATCCCTACTCACACCAGTAGCAACTGGGGCCCATCCCTCTGCAgggtgctgggacaggggggTGGGCAACTGCCCCACTGCTGTCCTGCTCAGGGGTGAGGGGAACAACACTGGTCCCCTCTGGAAGGACGAACATAGTCCTGGGCAcctcctcagggctgcaggcagggcactgTGGTGAGCTAGACCACCCTCAACAACTCTTGCCCTCATTCTGGGGGCAGGTTCCAGCTCTGGAAGGACATCTGAATAGAGCTGGTGCCATCTCACATCCCTtcaaaaagcagctgctgctgccacctccaaGCCAGTCCACAGTTCCTCACTGCTAGACCTGTCACGTCAGCTTccacaggctctgcagagatCCTCCGACACGGACGACAGATGTGAACACAGACAAATGTATGTACTCATACACGCATTCACCCCACAAGTCAGAGTGGTGTTGACTTGACACATGGCTGGACACAAGGTGCCACAGCAAGGCCATCAGCCTGGcagttttgtcttttctgcAATTGATGGCAACAAAATGTCCACTCAGGACAGAAGAATCAGGCCGATGCCACATCCTGCTGCCCAGGTGGCTCCCAGTCTGCAAGCCCCATGAGATCCCCAGTCTACAAGGCTATACCTGCAAGACAGAGACAAAGTGACACCTACTCggaccagctgccagcacccCAATCTGACATGCAGAGTACACTCTACCCCTCTGAGCCACAGCTGTCACCCCTACCTTGTGGATCTGTGGCGGAAGCTCATCCTCTGAGCTCTCCTCTGGCACGGGCTCTGGGTGTCTCGCTGACTGCCCATCCTCAGCCCAGCCTCCCAGAGGGAGGCGGGAGAAGTGTGATGGAGCTCTGTGCACTGTGCCTGGGTCTGAAGGAGAGGCAAAAAGGAAGATTAGCTACCTGGGGGActgccagtgcccagcaggCACATGCCAGTCCATAAAGGGCATCTGTTATTTCGTTCGGACCTCTGCCCTAGCTCCTGTACCTGTGATGCCACCATATCGCCGCTGGAAGCCAGTCTGCAGCGTGGCTGTCTCCTCGGCAGGCTGCCGTGGTGAGGAGAAGGGGTAGCTTGCAGAGCGAGGAATGGGGACGGGGCCACCCCGCTGAACGTCCAGCTCTTCATGGGCACTCTCCCCACTCTCATCACTCTCTCGTCGGTGCCAAGTGTGCCGCTCAGGCTCCAGCTGGGCATGCTGCTTGTGCAACTGCAGGCCAAAACATGAGTGACTCAGCTGTGTGGGAGAGGCCAGACGCCTAAACACACCCTCTTTGCAGCACTGCAAACACACTAGTCttctgttcagaacagacacaccCCTCTtgtccagcccagctctgggttGCTCACCTCGTGCATGTAGAGTGCATGGAGACTCATCTCAGTGGAGGCATACTCTGACAGGATCATGCTCTGCAGCTGACCCTCCCAGGCGCTGCTCCCCGAGCTCATGGTTCTCGCATCAGCACTGCCGTGAGACACAGAAGTAGTGGTTGGTGCTCAGATGgccccacactgcccagccTCTCTCCACTCTAATGTCAGGCTTGCAGAGATCCACTCCTGAACTGGGTAGGAACACGGCTTTCGCAGCACGTCCCCAAATGCACAAGGTGATCAGCACTGCTATTGGCCACTGCCTCCTCCCTACAGGGAGTCTCTCATCACTGTGGTACCTACAGAATAGAACACTGATTCTGTCTTTTGGGACCAGCCTAAGGACCTAGGTCTAACTCTTCTTGTGAATATATCCCTTGCTGTCCTAGGCTGCAGAGATGAATGCCACCAGGCACCTAGGACAATACCTTGGATGGCAGATGGGCAAGAGGTAAAGGAATGTGCAAGGTATCTGGCTGCCCTCTCCAGCCAGCAGCTTACCCAGAGGCTGTCATGGCACTGGCGCCACGAGGCTGggctccctctccatcccttcccGCTGCCTGGAAGCCGCTGGGAGCCTGCTGGGCAGACTGGAGTGGGGAGAAGGAACGCAGGGCTGAGGCGACTTCAGAGAGATGGCGGGATGCCTGTCCGTCCCGGCTCATGTGGAAGCCCAGTGCTGAGGAGCCTGCTATCACATTGGCAATCAGGCTGTGAGGCTGCAGAGTTGAAAGGGAAAGAGActctgtcctgtgcagagctggaagaCTGATCCCCGCCAGTaacacagagctgtggcacCTCAGCTATCTCAGCCCCTCTCCCACCTCACAGGACTCCAGGACAGCCTACTGTCTTCTCCTGAAACCCCAAAGTGTCCCAGTTAGTGCTGATCTATCACATTTACATCGCCAGACACATCCTAAGTAAGAGCAAAATTGCCCAGAGAGCCTAAGGATCAGTTTGCCAACATCCAGCAAACACCCCAAGAACACCCTGCCTGGGTACCTCTGATTCTGACTGCAGGGACTGGATGGAGCTGAAGAGAGCATTTTCAGGGAGCACAGCCTGCTGAGCCAGTGCCACGCTGCTGTCCCGGTGCACCCGCTCCTTCAGAAAGCCAATGAAGGCTGTGCTCTCGCGGGGCGGCTGCCACTTGGGATTGGTGATGGCAAAGTGCATGAGGGACAGCTCCGTCTTGCCATCCTCGGCCTGCTGGTAAATGGAGGCTTCCGTCTTTCCTGCCGACATCCACTGCAGACAACAGAAAAGCAATGAGGGACAGGATCTGCTTTTACAACCCTGCCAGGCCTAGGAATCCTGCAATCAGACTGGGCAAAGCATGCAACCCAGGACAAGCTGGGCCACAGCTCCATATGTATCATGTGCTACACCAAAAGTCCCATGTTCATTCAGCCCTCACAGCCTGGGGAAGAAGCAACAAGCAGCGTCTTCCACCTCCATCccagaaaatgaaacactggAGAGCTGGGGACAGTCACAAAACACAGAGCTAAATGACTCGTCTTGCACTCTCCAACTCACAAGAGTGACTACAGTCAACAGATGACAGTTCTTAAAAGCTTTCTGCCACACTGAATTCATCCCCTCCCTAGTTCATGACCCTGTCACCAAGGAGTCTTTCCCTAGACAAGTAACCTAAATTCCCAGGCATAGGAAACAGATGAATCCCTTTCCCCCCTGCTAGATTTTACATAATGGAAAATGCTTCCCGTTTCCTCAAGGCTGCCTCACTCTTGAGCACAAGCAATGCAGTTCTTTACATGAGTTCTTGGTGATCACACTTTCTGTATGTCCAAATATCCCCATTCCTCTCTTCTGAGAACACAGGACTCTTGGTTGTGATAACAGGCAATGACATCAAAGAAATTACAAAGCCTGGTTCACAAAGTATCCAGTCAATAATAACAGCTGGGCCACAAGGGCCTTCTGGGGCTGGCGACCTGTGCTGACACACCCAGACACCCTGCCAAGAGGTAGGTGGGTGGCTGGGCTGTAGACTGACTGGAGTTGTGTTAGGACCGCTCATGGGTCTAATGGACCAGATATGCTGGTGGGCCACCCAGGTTGGTCTCCTGCCTCCCATGGGACCTACCGCTGGGTGGCCGTGCTGGCGCACATCCATCTGGGCAAAGGAGCAGGTGTCACCCACACCCACCACCTCCACAGTGAAGTTGCGGAAGAAATCAACAATATCCAAGGACTTTGGCCGCAGGAAGATGATAAGGATCAGGGGTGTAATGATGGGACTCAGGAGCTCCTCCAGAATGAAGACCTGAGAACAGAGATAATGGGTTCAGCACAAGCTTGAGGATGTCAAAAAATAACACGATCCCAAAGTCAGcccccagctccagccttcCATCTTATGGGGCAAGGTGTCTCTGAGAACACTGCCTTGTTCCTCTGCTAGCCCAGGAGCTGTTcagctctccagcagcttctctctcctgcagggatggggtgagTCCAAAGTACTGGACCATGCAAGCCAAACTCACCGCTTTGTACTGGAAGAGCTGGGCAAACTCATCCCTGGTCTCATAGCGGTGGGCATTGCCCTGCCAGTGGTCAGGCATGTAGTGGATATGTGCCAGGATGACTcgcagcagctgctctgggcaaaacaccaggtgctggtcagggatAAAAGACctgcaggacaggacagggaaaCATCATAGCATCACATCTCACTTCCTGGGAGATGCCATCCTGGGAGGGCAGAGTGACTGGTCCATATCACAGCTCCACCTGTACCgttcctgccagcccagcccttcaTATCATACAACCACTGCATCCAGGATCACCACTACCCCCTTTCTCCTGCTTGGTCCTGCCTCTCCCCAGTCATGCCCCTCACTCAGGCAGATTCACATCCATCTGCAAGCAAAGAGCACGTTTACATGTATTCTTGCCAGCCCCActgctccccacagcactggcaggagcacaggggcAGCACAGATCCACCTCACCTGCACACCGTGATGCCCACCCCAAGAAGGGTGACTGTGGTCAGAACATGCTCAACCGCCAGCACATCCTCATCATAGATGGTGAGAGCGAtgagcacagccaggatggAGCCAGCAAAGAAGGCCACGTTCTTGGCCACAATGGTGAGAAGCGGGGAGATAAAGCAGTTCATGTACTTGGAAGCTGGCTTGTACCCCTTGCTCAGGCGTGAGTGCAGTTCGTGATCCAGCTCATTGAAGTGACGCAGGTAACAGCGGCCATAGAGAGACCAGCAGCGGGCACCCAGGCTGCCTGGCTCCCGCTTCAGGATCTCTGTGTAGCTGAAGAAAGCATAGAGGATCTGCCAGATAAGGAtgagggggcagaggaggaagTTAGCAATGCCAATCCAGAGGATGCGAGTGCTCAGCTTCTCCGCCAGCTCCAGGCGGTTCCCAGCCCGCTTGTACTCAGCCTTCAGGCTCCACTCGTTCTCAAAGAGGGAGCCAGGACCCCAGAAGAAGATGAGCTCAAAGTTGTACTTGAGCCCACGAGTGTAGAAGACTGTGTCTCCCAGCAGTGGCAGGCGGAAGCGGATGGGCAGCAGTGACTTGTTCACCATGGCCACCATGTAGTTCTTGAAGCGTAGGATGCGGTGATAGATGTCCAACTCCGTCAGCTCCTTCTTGTGGATGCAGATCTGGTGCTCCTTCTGAATCTGCACTATGCGGGCCTGCACCTCCTGCCAGGTGTAGTAGGGCAAGGTGGACTGAAAGGCGACAAGCAGCAAGATTAGGGGCAGGAAGCACCCAGGGACAGAAGCCAGGCTGAGCCCACTGAAGCAGCAGGTCCCAGCACACACCTTGAGGTGCTGACAAGTCCATGAAACGCTGGGACATGAGACACCTCCTGACACTGCTTCAGTCTGCAGTGGGCAAAACCCACATCTTGCCCTGATGCCCTTTACCCCAGATTAGCACAGATGACTGTTTCCCAGCCACTCACACACCAGCTGCCTTGGAGGCACAAACACAGCTCCAGGCTCCCATGGGTCCTCCCAGACCTGCCATTTGGAGCGAGCAGGAAGACACAAAACAGGGCAAGGGACTTAAgcagtgtcccagagggagtcCATGGAAAAGGTGGGGACAAACCAGGCCTCTTGGCAAACCCCACCTCTCTCAAGACACTTTATCCCTTCAAAGGATGCACACGTATTTTTTCATGTTGTCCATCAGAGCAAGGACTCTGGACTAGGATGTATGTGCATGCCTCAAACTCCATCTTTGAGACACTAATCTCCTGTGTGACCTTCACCAACTAAATAGATccattccttcttttccccccaaGCAAACAAGGAAGGTGAGGTTGTCCACAACCCAGGGAGGTATGAGGATATCCTTGCTTATGCCTTCTCTGTGGAAGGCATTACAGAAAAGGCCATCACTGAAGAATACATGTTTTGGGTGCAGATGGCAGAGGTATGTGCCAACAGGCAGAGaggcaggctgggcagagagggGTTAACACAGAATAATATGGCTGCTGGAGAGGAGGCTGAAAGGAGCCTGCAGTTAGGGAGCAGAGGAAAGAGTGCTTTGTAGAGGTctgaagagaagcagagaggTGTGCAGGCAAGTTGCTTCTAACCACCCAGAAGATGCCTCCCTTGACCCTCAGCAAccccagacacagccctggctcagctACTTACCATGGGGATTTTCAGGGCATTGATGTAGAAAGAGTGAATCTCCCAGTAGCAGCAAATGTTGTAGATAAATTTGACAAGTCGGTGGATCCAGAAAACCCCAGCTATCACCAGGATGCAGATGAGGAAGCTGTTTGCCTGGATTCTGCATGCAAGAAGAGGCAAGTAGGGTGAGACAGGCGCAGACAGGTCCCCCAAGTACCTGAGAAAGCAAGAGCAGTGGTTAATGTGCCCTCCACTACACTCACCTTGCACTGCAGACATTTGGAGGCAGGAAGGCATCTGGCAGAGTCACCTTAATGGGCTCGCTGGGATGCTGGCTGTGATTTAATGCTTTGTTGGCAAAGAGGATGTCATAGTCAACGCAGCTGATAAGAAAGGTGGTGAATGCAACCACAAAGATGAACTgcctgtaaaaaaaaagaagcatgtATAAGAGAATCACCCTTCTGCTCCCCTCCGCTCCCCAAAACGTGAAGCAGCCAGGGGCCCATATCATGGAGATGCATTCCCACAGCCAGTGGGGTAGGAAAGCTCACAGGCAATAGTTCCCCAAAGTGAAATGTAGGTTTGGGGCATGGAAAACCCTAATGAAGGGGAAACAGGACAACTATGAAAGGAGCATTCCCACTCTCCCAGATACATGAGCTTGGCAAATGCCTGTGGCTGTGGCAAatgcctgtggctgctgcaccAGTCACAGTTACAGAGGGGAACCTGCACTTACATGAGCTCAAAGATCTCTCCAATGAGCATGCAAGTGAAACCATTCTTCTGATGCAGGTTATAGACGTGAAGGCTACAGTCAAGGAGAACAGCGTGAAGACTTGTCTCTGATGAAGGATGGAGAAGCTTCTGTCCCACTGGTATTCTATAGCCTCCCAATTctccctccaccaccaccacaaaatCCCTCCCAACCCGATTCATCAGCAAGCTGGTTTCCCACTGCAGATCTGTCCAGATAAAGCACAACTGTGGTATGAGAATTTGGCTTCATCCATGCTCCTTTCGTCCCCCACCCAACACCCAGAATAGGGTCTTGTCTCAGCACAAAGAAGAAACTCAGCCTGCCCTCAGGTTGCACAAGGGTGGGTAGGGCAAGGCAGGACAAGAGAGAGATAGTAAAACATGCATTTAATGGCACCAACTACCGGTGACTTGTGCTCCCTGTTCCCAATCTGGCCAACGTGGTCAGTATAACAAACACCATTTTATAAGGCAAGCAGCCATTCTCCATGACAAAGAGCCTCATCTATAACCCTTTCCCCAGTTATCAGACCCAGAAGGTCCTGTGAATCAAGTAGACAAATCAAACGGAtttcttcttcccctccctACCGGCCTTAAGATTCCTTGGCAACAGGCTGATTACCCTCTTCCGTGCTGTCCTTGAAGGTCCCAGGCACCTGGCCAACCCAACAGAGGTGATGACTCAGTCAGAGAACAGGAAAGTGTAACAGCACGCAAAGCACTGTCCACAAAATCAAGAAGTTACAAGTCCTAAGTGGGAAGTTGTATCAGAACTGCTGCTGAACAGAGAGAACCAGGGCACCACAGTAGTCAGGGATATCCACACTGTAATCTGCTTCCTCTGAGGATTGAGTGAGTGACTCGTATTCTTTTATATGATTTTTGAGTCTCATTATGATCATTACACTAACACAGCAAACCATGTATTAAGATATGACCTGATCTGTACAGAGTTCAGATGACTAGAAACCATAAGCTAAGAGAGGCTATAAAATTCTGTGCTGTGCTATATATAAAATTGCACTACACTGATTCTGCTTACAGAAATCCCACACTACTTTGATTATAAATGCTATGCTAGCAATAAAAACCtgttaagaaaataaagcattaaTTGTAAATACAACGTAGTACCGTCATCACTGCCAAGAATCCCTAGAAGCACCTGTCTGACCCTTGGTGTCAGGTGGCAGCATCCCAAAGTTTGGAGTTTCTGCCAGCCCCTCTGGAGCTGTGTGGTGTCCTACAGTAAGGGGAAGCCACGGTCCAAGCTCCACGTTACACCAAGTCCCCTGTTTTTCCCGCACTGAGAGGCCAGTAGGCGGGGGGTTCCTCCCGCCTGACCCCCGCCCTGCGAAAGGATATTcgagaaaagaaaaggtccAAGTTCTCGATGTGATGCCACGGAGCTgaagaaagaagcagcacaggGTGAAGGGCCCTCAGCACACCCAGCGCTGCTGTTGTGACCAGCACAACCCATCTCTTCCCCGCTGCCCCGGGCCCCTAGGTCCCAAACCAGCCCCGCAGCCCCCAACCCCGGCATCCCTCGGTGTCCAGCCTCTCCCCTCCGTCCCGGCCTCTCCGCGCATCCCGCCGCCGAAAAGGCCCCAACCCCCGCTGCTGCCGCTCACACTTGGCACCCTCGGGGACGTGGACGAGCAAGTCGCCGCCGCCGGGCGGGGACTCAGTGGAGGAGCTCTCCAAGCGCTGGTACTGCGTCTCGAAGTGGGCCATGGcggggcgccgccgccgccgccgccgccgccgccgccacggcccggcccggcccggcccggcccggtcGGCCCCCGCCCACGACTGGCGGCCGGCACGCCCAATGGCGGCCTCGGGGTGGTACGAGGACGGCCAATGGGCAGACGGGAGGCGGGCGCAGGGGGCCAATGGGCGAGGGGGGCGGGTCCTGCGAGGCGCGCGGGATGTGACGAGAGGCGCTTCCGGGCCGGGAGGGGGTCATTGGGGTACGGCAGCTTTGGGGGATCATAGTGGGGCAGCATCTGTTGGAGGGGGGATCGCGGGGGCAGCGCGGGATTTCGGAGGCGGCGGCGAAAAGGTGCCGGCTGCAGGGAGGACTCGGACGGGGTCAGGAGCAGTGTACCCGTGGGGCGAGGGTCGTTGCTGACAGTCGCACGTGGTTCCCGCCAGGCCCGTCGCTCAGGCGCTGTCCCATCTGCCGGGAGCAGGAGCGATGCCGGCCCCGGAGGGCAGGTCCGTGTTCGAGGCCGCCCAGGACCCCGTCTTCCTTGACGGTCTGACCGTCGTCACTGGAGTTGCTGCGGATGCGGGTGCTGCCGAGCTGGCACCCGTGAGCCACGGTGCGTGGGGCTCCacgggggcggcgggcgggaAGTATTTGTCCGAGTTCATGGCCACGAGCCCCAAGCCACAGGTTAGGAGCTCTATCCCCAACAGGGCTTGGGTGGCCAGCCTGGAGCCTTGGCCATGAGAGCTGCCTTGTGGGCGGGTAAATGGGCTTTTGTCAGAGTCACTCCAAGGTCCCTGAAGCTCCTTCTACAACCACCGGGCTCCTTGGGTGGCTGAGGAGGGACCCAGGAGGGTCTGCTCCTCGTAGTAGGCCTGGGGAGCTGCCTGTGCACAGCCCTTCCTTCTTACAGAGAAGCCTGCAGCCACCAGCTGTGAGAACAAGGTCCATGGGGTCCCTGAGGTGCCAGAGAGGATGTGCTGCTCGACCTGTGGGCAGGTGTTTGGCAGCCGCGAGGAGCAGGTGAGCAGGGCCAAGCAGCCAGTGTGAGGTGGGAGTGGGGCTTGCATGACTGGTGGGGTCCTGGTGTGGAAGCTCAGCCCCAGCATGGTGCAGCCCAGTGCTGGCTGTTTCCTGGAGCTCCACTGCTCATGTCTTGTTGGGATCTGGCACTCAAACTTTGCATGTTACTGATTAAAAGTGTCATTTACTGGAAGTCAATGTAAGTGCAGCACAGGCCTGTACCTGTTCAGGTAATTCCTTAATGTACTTCAGTGTTCCAGTCAGAATCACTGAAGGGTCCCAGCATCAGTTTAGCCCTTGGGGTCTGTCACCTCATGCCCTTTGGTGGTGGGGTTTTCCATGGACCACCAAGACCCTTCTGGCTTATACCTCTTTGCTCCACAGACCGAGCACTATCGCCTTGACTGGCACCGCTTCAACCTGAAGCAGCGACTCCTGGGACGCCAGACACTGCCTGTGAAAGTGTTTGAGGAGAAGACCCGCACAGGTGAGGAATGGGACTGTCCGCATTGGAGCCCAGGGGCTGTCACTGACCTCACTGGGCCTGTTCTGTGCAAAGATGAAAACCTCTGCTAGCTCAAGGTTCCTTTATTCTACCTCTGTGGGGTCTTCTCGGGGTCCAGCACTGCTCCTGAGCCttgatgttttgttttaggGAGAAGGGGGcatgtcttagtttgagggaaactgAAGTGTTTACCAAGACCacaggagaggattcctcctcaataatcacatcaccccttattaaattgaaaaaaaaagaacttccATTAGAAATGTAtaaaagaaggataactgttcttaactactatatagatatagatataactataaacagaccagagcaaactactccatccccaaagaaaaacaacccccaaaaactGTAGGTTGCTCCTGGTGCAGTTATTTTTATGGACAGTGGCAGTGTCGCACCTcagctggctgtgaggtgaattctcagtcttttcccagtgaggcagagacaagggaggGTATATGACTCACCTAGGGCAGGATGAAGCCTTTTCCGTGGGGTagagcagactctctctctccttgtcctttgttcaaaagaaggaaatgctgggagttgaggagtggtggtaattcccagaaatctccttgcagtcaaagTCGATCCCCAGGAAAAATGGTCTGCATTG comes from the Pithys albifrons albifrons isolate INPA30051 chromosome 8, PitAlb_v1, whole genome shotgun sequence genome and includes:
- the ATG9A gene encoding autophagy-related protein 9A isoform X3, with protein sequence MTVPGTFKDSTEEETSLHAVLLDCSLHVYNLHQKNGFTCMLIGEIFELMQFIFVVAFTTFLISCVDYDILFANKALNHSQHPSEPIKVTLPDAFLPPNVCSARIQANSFLICILVIAGVFWIHRLVKFIYNICCYWEIHSFYINALKIPMSTLPYYTWQEVQARIVQIQKEHQICIHKKELTELDIYHRILRFKNYMVAMVNKSLLPIRFRLPLLGDTVFYTRGLKYNFELIFFWGPGSLFENEWSLKAEYKRAGNRLELAEKLSTRILWIGIANFLLCPLILIWQILYAFFSYTEILKREPGSLGARCWSLYGRCYLRHFNELDHELHSRLSKGYKPASKYMNCFISPLLTIVAKNVAFFAGSILAVLIALTIYDEDVLAVEHVLTTVTLLGVGITVCRSFIPDQHLVFCPEQLLRVILAHIHYMPDHWQGNAHRYETRDEFAQLFQYKAVFILEELLSPIITPLILIIFLRPKSLDIVDFFRNFTVEVVGVGDTCSFAQMDVRQHGHPAWMSAGKTEASIYQQAEDGKTELSLMHFAITNPKWQPPRESTAFIGFLKERVHRDSSVALAQQAVLPENALFSSIQSLQSESEPHSLIANVIAGSSALGFHMSRDGQASRHLSEVASALRSFSPLQSAQQAPSGFQAAGRDGEGAQPRGASAMTASGADARTMSSGSSAWEGQLQSMILSEYASTEMSLHALYMHELHKQHAQLEPERHTWHRRESDESGESAHEELDVQRGGPVPIPRSASYPFSSPRQPAEETATLQTGFQRRYGGITDPGTVHRAPSHFSRLPLGGWAEDGQSARHPEPVPEESSEDELPPQIHKV